A genomic segment from Anas platyrhynchos isolate ZD024472 breed Pekin duck chromosome 5, IASCAAS_PekinDuck_T2T, whole genome shotgun sequence encodes:
- the LGALS3 gene encoding galectin-3 — translation MADGFSLADALATSNNPNPNPNAPMPHGWPSPAWGNQPAPGPYPGAPGAYPGAPGAYPGAPGAYPGAPGAYPGAPGSYPGAPGPYPGAPGHYPGAPGPHQGPPGPHPGQPGPHPGPPGHYPGAPGPHAIGTPAVPGMAPPMKIPFELPLPAGLMPRLLITITGTVKPNPDRFSLDFKRGEDVAFHFNPRFKEDNRRVIVCNSKFHNNWGKEDRSAPRFPFEPGMPFKLQILCEGDHFKIAVNDAHLMQYNFREKRLNEITQLCINGDITLTSVLTTMI, via the exons ATGGCAGACGGCTTCTCT CTCGCTGACGCCTTGGCCACCAGCaacaaccccaaccccaaccccaacgcCCCCATGCCCCATGGCTGGCCCTCCCCTGCCTGGGGGAACCAACCGGCACCCGGGCCGTATCCTGGGGCTCCAGGGGCATATCCTGGGGCTCCAGGGGCATATCCTGGGGCTCCAGGGGCATATCCTGGAGCACCAGGGGCATATCCTGGGGCTCCAGGGTCATATCCTGGGGCTCCAGGGCCATATCCTGGCGCACCGGGGCACTATCCTGGAGCACCAGGGCCACATCAAGGACCACCAGGGCCGCATCCTGGACAACCAGGGCCACATCCTGGACCACCAGGGCACTATCCTGGAGCACCGGGGCCACATGCCATAGGAACACCGGCGGTACCAGGGATGGCTCCTCCAATG AAAATCCCCTTCGAGCTACCCCTGCCTGCAGGACTCATGCCTCGGCTGCTCATAACCATCACGGGGACGGTGAAGCCAAACCCCGACAG ATTTTCACTGGATTTCAAGAGGGGGGAAGACGTTGCCTTCCACTTCAATCCCCGTTTCAAGGAAGATAACAGAAGAGTCATTGTCTGCAATTCAAAGTTCCATAACAACTGGGGAAAGGAGGATAGATCAGCTCCTAGATTTCCCTTTGAGCCTGGAATGCCTTTCaag CTCCAGATTCTCTGCGAGGGGGATCACTTCAAGATAGCAGTCAATGACGCTCACTTGATGCAGTACAACTTCCGTGAGAAGCGGCTGAATGAGATCACCCAGCTGTGCATCAACGGGGACATCACTCTCACCAGCGTGCTGACTACCATGATATAA